GGCGATTATTTCGCATATCCCATTGCTCACAGTAACAAATTTTGAGCTTCTGGATTCAGGGGCGAATCTGCCTAGAATAAATCCCGGCTGGATATGCTACGACGGGCCAAAGGCAGCAAAGCTTTTCAAAAGACACAAAAACGTAAAGCTATGCCTGAGCGGACATATGCACCGCAGAGACAGAATTGACTATATGGGAGTGAGCTATATCTGCGACGGAGCTGTATCCGGCGGCTGGTGGCGCGGCCCGCACAGAGGCTGCGAGGCAGGCTTCGGCTTGTTAGACTTAAACAGCGAGGGAAGCTTCAATCACGAATATATCGAATACCTGTAAATCCGCTGGTTCTGCACAATTCGAGTATTATATAAGGATTAGTTTCGCAGGCTTTGGTCAGAATTCCTGTGCTTCCTCTTTCCCTGGCTCTGCATAGAGAGGATCCAGCGGCTCAACGTGAATCTCCCCGCTCTCAAGCTGACGGATGTCCATGGGCACAATCGTAACGCCTTGTTTGTTCACGGTGTAGGCGGTATCGCTTAGATCCTTGGTTTTCGCTTCTTCTCGGCTGATTACGGGAACGTTTGCATTGTAAAACGCAGTGCACCACCATTTCCCGCTTTTATCCTTGAAGAGGGTGCCGTGGCCGAGGAACCTGCCTGCAAATTTCCTTTTCCCGTATCCGCTGTTTATCTTATCAGAAACGCAGTAGTAAAGGTTGTATGAGCCCTTGCGCATCTTATCTGTTGACCAGCCCGTTCCAAAGAGCACAAACTTATCACCGATTTTCCTTATCATACAGCCCTCATGGCCGATTTTTCTGTTAGAAGGCCAAATGCGAGCCCACTTCCCGGCCACGCCGGAAAAATCTTCCTTGAGCGGGACAATATTGGCCGCCCCCCAGATAAGCCAAACCCTTCCGCTTTCATCCTGAAAGAGTGTAGGGTCGTGCCTTTTGCGTATATTTTTGCCCATGGGATTCAGATAAGGCCCTTCAAGCTTTCTGCCCTTTGTTAAGGATAGGTTAGCGCCGTTCACGGGTGCGGGGCTCGTATGAACAATCGCCCAGCGTCCGTCTATAAAGTGCATTTCCGGCGCCCAGAGCCTCCAGTCGTTTATCTCTCGGTGTTTTTCAGGATAAACCTTCGGCCAGATCCCGTCTGCAAGGGAATAAGGTGCCCCGATATACTCCCAGTCTATGAGGTTCCTGCTCCTCCAGAGACGCATAATATGTCCCACTCTATTCGGAGAAACGTTCTTGTTGTACTTGTTGCTGAGGTGTTTAGGGTTTTCCGGGAGTTTTGTAGTGCCGGTAAGGTAATACCAGCCGTCCGGCATAAGGATGATATACGGATCTCTTATCCAGCCGTCTTTGATGTGAAGGGCTTTGTTTCTCGCCTTGAGTCCTTCCTTTATCTCTTCGGCGGGCAGTGCCGCAAACAGCGAGACGCAAATTAAAACCAACAGGAAAAGAGTTATTTTTCTCATAAAGCGTTCCTTTATCTAAATTCTAATGAAGCTGACTGCATTATTAGAATATCTCTGAATGTAAATTTTTTCAAAAATTGTCCAGATGCAGCCTGATTTATCAGTAGTTCAGCGTCATCAGCGGATCGCCTATAAGCAGCACCTTCCACGAATTCTGAGGTTTGCTGTAGTAGAAGGCCTCTACAAGGGTTTTTCCGTCCAGCAGTGCGCCGGCGAAGAGATCCGGCCTCGGCATCGCCGTGAGCACGGGCTCAGCCACTGCTCCGATTACGGCATCCGCTCCGTCTGAAAGCAGATTTGGACACCACGAACGGCTCTGCTTATCCCTCAGCTCGCTCGCCCCGAAGCTTGTAATATGATATGCAATCGAGCCCGGAATGAATTCAAGCTTGCAGTTGTATCTGCTGGGGCTGTACCAGCCGATGTAAAACATACACGCCGATTGGGAGTTTGTGAGTTCGGATGTCTCTTCAATCTCTGTTGTGCAGCCTTCTTTGCTGAAGATATCAGCGGCCTTCTGAATGTAGGAATCGTATCTCACATAAGCATCAGCCAGCCCCTGTTCGGCGGCATTCTGCAGGTCAAAAACGCATTTTTCCCCCGGGTAGTAGCCCTTTTCTGCTGAATTAGCTATCATCCTCTTAACGATCCCCTCCCCAGGTCCGTCGAGGCGGGAAACCATCAGCGTTTTTGCGTTTTGATTATCCAGGGCCTGCCCGTTCCGAAAGAATTCGTTCTCGATATATCCGTGGATGCGGTAGTTGGTAAAATCCAGCAATGAAAGTTCGCTGTCCAGAGCAGCTCCGGTTTTGATGCCCTTAATCTGCTCAATATCATCCCTGCACGCCTTATAGGCCTCGAGCTTGCCGTAAAGCCTCTCGGCGGCCTCGTAATATCCCCGTTTCAGCCTTTGTGAATAGTTGTAATGCTTCTGGCTGAGCTGATCGTAAATATCGCTGTCTGAGAAGGTGGATTTTATCGCAGGGGAGTAGAATTTTATTCCGAATTCCTCCCTTGCCATTTTTCTTGATAGCCTGCTGCCGTAGAGAGGGCTCACGGTATCCATAAACTCAATCTGAGCGGCCCTGCCTTGGTCTGCCGCCTTCTCTAAAGCCTCAAAAAGCAGTGAATTAACAGCCATCAGAAACGGCTTTGAATCGTTGAGCTGCGGATCATTAAGCCTTGATAAAACGCCTTTTATCTCGTCCTTAAGCCTCTCGCGAATCACGATAAGCTGCCTTAGCTGGCTGCTGTTTTCATCCGAACTGTCCTGCCGCCTTATCTTATAAGGCACGCCGTAAACAACTGCCAGACACCTTACCTCGGGCAGATCATCCAAAGCCTTTTTTACGGGAGCGTAAACTTTGCTGCTGTATTTCTCCCTCGAAATGGAATCTCCTGCCTGAGCTCCTAAGCGGAGCTGAATTATATGCTGCTCCGGGATTTTGCGTGTTTTGGTGTAAAGATTGGCGATGCTCAGCGATCCGGGGACATCAGTATTGCACACAACAGCTACTTCCCCGGGCAAAAGCCGGCAATACGAAATGCTGGCAGCGAATAGTATAAAGATAATTGCGGGTGCTTTCATATGTTGGTTTCCGCCTCGGATCTCAGCTTGGCTCATTTCGGGCAGTTTCGTCCATTTCAATGTATTTTTTGGCAGTCCTTCTGTCGAGCCCTGCAGTGCGGGCCGCCTGCTCGTAAGAGCCGTATTCTTCATAGAGCATTTTGCAGTAGTCCGAGAGAAGTTTTGCTGCTGTGGGGCGGGAGCTTAGGAAATCTTTTCCATGAGAATTATCTGATTCGCTGATTAGCTCCTCGCCGCCTGAAAGCAGGAAGGATTTTACAAAGCAGGAAAGTTCCCGCTCGTTCTCAGGCCAGCTGTATTCAAGCCCGCCCTTTACGATAAGCTGTTCACTGAGCTTTTCTGCTGCTTCAGGATTGCTTATGCCCGTGCACTGCTCAAGGGCTTTTGAAGCAATCAAAGCAAGGTTGTCTCTGCTCTGGTCTATTCTTTCTCTCAGCGGAGGCACTGTAAGCGTTTTGGCAAAGCACATTTTCAGCCCTGAGCCGAGCTGGCTTGTATCTTCTGTCAGACCTGCGAAAACTCTTGATTCAAGGGCGTTTCGCTTTGTATCGCCGGCAGGGGAGCAAAAGCCTGTTTCTAAGGCGAGCCTGAGCTTTTCTGCAAGACGGGCAGTGAGATTTTCGATGCCGTCTATAAAGGCAATTCCTCCGGCAGAAGGCTTATCCAGCACCCCTTTTGCCGGCGAATCTGCCCAGAGAAATGCACCTTTGCCCCTTCCGAATATAAAAGATTCTGCCTCATCTTCTCGGCAGCCTGACATATCGGCAGAGGCGTAAAGCTTCTGCATATCTGTTTTGAAGCTTTGTTTCTTTTCGTTGTATCCGATGAAGCCGCTTAAAGCGGCCGCTTCCGCAGCCCTCGTCCTTTCACAGCCCGGCTGGCTGCAAATAAGTATTGGAAAATGCACCGAGCTCTCTGAGAAGAAATTGATGTAATTCTCAAAGCTGGATGAAAACACACAATCCCAAAGCTGCTTTCTGAAATCCTCGGCTACTCTCCCGTGTCCCGAAATAGAATCCTCTATACAGCCCTTAGCCCTTTCAAGCTGGAAGAAGGATGAGAAAATCCGGTTTGCTTTGCTTTTCTCGAAGCCGTGTTTCTCAAGGCTTAAAAGCCCCTCGGAGCCGAAATCTATCGACAGGGGGGATTCCGCCTTGAATGCCTCGCAGGCTTTGGAAGAAAGCTTGCAGGCAAATCGCAGATAGGATGAGCTGATGAAAAGCTTTTCTGCTATACCCTTCTCTTGAAACGGGAAGTCCTGAACCAGCTCAAGACCGCTCTCCTCCAAACGCTTTATAATCTGGAGCAGCTTTTCATTAAGCTCCTCTTGCGGGAGGCTGTCTTGGAGCGTATTGTCCCCTTTATCGCTTGCAAATGGATTGGCAAAAACGCTTTCAAAAGCGGAAGATATGAAACTGAGCTCATTTTTTGTAAGAGTTTCCATACATTTATTGTACAGCTTTTGAGGGCAATGTCAAACGGTTGAGCTGTTCGCCTGCTGGCTCTCTGCTCAGCGAAAGATTCTTCGTACTGCAGCGGAGCGGTGTCCTCCGTAGCGGACTCGCGAAGCATTTACTGCGGCCAGTCTGTGATGAGCACCTGCTGTCCACTTATTTCGTCCGCCTGCGGCGAACTTCATGCGTGGCTCTGATTGTCGTTAGTATTCCGCAACGATTTTACGAGGCGAACATTTAAACCGAGCCGCACGTGGAGGCCCGCCTTAGGCGGAGAGCCTGCCCGCCGCAGGCGGGGAACAAGCGGATAGATTCGTGGCGTGCGGCAAGCAGCCAGCGGCCCGTGGCAAAATAATCAGCGAAAATTAGTGCTGATTAGTGGCTGAACAAATCGCCGAGTTGAATTCTCTTGAAAGCGATTCCGAAATCCAGTATGATGATGCCTGCAATATGACCTACGACGGCGAGAATAAGTATGAATATTTCGCCGATGGTGCGTTGGCTTCTGTATCTTCTGGAGGACAAATGATCGAATACAAATACGATGCGTTGGGGCGCAGGGTTGCGGCAAGCTCGGGCGGCGTGGAAACGTACCGCCTGTATGATACGCTCGGCCGCTGCGTGAAGGAGCTCTGCTCAATAGCGGGAAGCCAACCCGTATGAGAAGGGTAATATCCGTGATAATGCTAATGTGATGAAGCTGGTATGTTTGGCAAATTTAGAGAATCTTTTACATAATGACAGAGGAGATTAAATGTATTTACTGTACTCAGATGAATCTGGGGATCCCGGTAAATCAAACCAAGGCAATTACTTTATACTCTCTTCCTTATTAGTCCATGAGAGCAGGTGGCATGAGTGTTTTGGTTTGATAAAGCAGCTTAGAGCAAATTTAAAACAGGAATATGGGATCAACCGTAACGACGAGTTGCATGCCAACAAAAATATAGCAGGACGCGGGGCGCTTTGGGGAACTAGGTATTCTAAAGAAATGAGGGTGAAGCTGTTCAAGGCAGTTTTAGAGGCCATTTCTCAAATGCCCGGAGCGAAAACTATGAGTATTTGCATTAACAAAAGCTCTTCTCAACTTGAAAGGAAAAGCGGACGTGATATACACGACACTGCTTGGAGGTTTATGCTGCAAAGGTTTGACAATTTTATATCCAGAAAAAGTACGGACAAAGATTATGGGATAGTTTTTCACGACACGGGCCACGATGTAGAAATTAGAAAATTAATGCGAAAGATTAGGGTTTACAATTATGTCCCCAGTAAATATGGCAAATCCAGAAATCTTCCCCTTACCAGTCTCATAGAAGACCCTGTTCCTAGAGATTCGGCTCATTCTCAATTCATCCAGTTGGTAGATTACATTGCTTATTGTTTGTTTCGTAAGATTGAGCCGACCGAGAAATATCCAGAGCTGAAGGAACTATACAATATGCTCGAGCCCGTGGCCTTGAAAGAAGTGTCAAGCAGTAATGATTTAGGGATAGTGTATTATCCTCTAAATTAGAGCGCATAAAAATAGCGTGGCCGGCCTGCTGAGCAGGCCTAGGCGTAAGGCCCAGTTCGGTCACGCACTTATCATTATGGATTTTCTTGCGGATTGTTCAAGAAAAAAGTAAGTAAAAGCTTGCCGTGATGTAATCGTTTTCTGAAAGATTCAGGCTTTATGAGAAAATACATACTATACATTTTGGGCTTTGCAGTTTTGGTATTTTGGGCGTTTTGGAATCATTTTACGCAGCAGTCAAGGCCATATACCAAGCCTTCTGAAAATTATTATAAAGGGGTAGCTGAAAATCTGCAGAACTCAATTATGCAGAATCCGCGGGATTGGGAGGGAAAAGGAGAAAGGATCAGGAAATCTGTAAAAGAGCTGCTTAGAACTCAAGGCAGGGCAAACCCTGTTATAGTTATGTCTTATGTTAAGCAATGTAATCCGGAATGTGATTACTGGAGCGTAATCGTTAAATATGTTGATAAGGCGGTGGATGTCTTCAAGATTTCATACGAATTTGGGGATCAAAGGGTGGACCTGCTCACAAATGACCGTCTCCGTCCTACATATGAATTTCACAAGGGAATGGCGCATATGGTAATACCTTTCAGACAGTTCGGCATAAAACCGCCGCCATGCGCACATGAAGAGAATTATTTCGCTGTCTTAGAAAAAATATGTATAAAGCTTTGGTAAACGAAAGAGGAATTATTGAACTTGAAGATACGGAGGGAAACGTCTTAGATTTTCTCAATCTGGCTTCACTTACCCCTCGGTAATCTGAAGGCTCACTAATCCGTATATTCGCTGTGAAAGGCAAATTGAATGAAAGCAGGTGGAAATATTACTGCTATTTATGTTTATAAAACAATGGGGCGAGATATGAAGCATTGCGCCCCGAATAATTCCGGCGTAACGCTGGCCGGCAGGGGAGGTCAAAAGTAAGTTGACTAAGTGTTGATATATGTTAATATGTATGAACAGTTAGTCAACAAGGCAGTACAAATGGGAATAAAGGCTCAAAAACTTATCGAAAATCTTAGGCAGTATGGGATGCTCAAAACAGGAGAAATCGTTGAGCTTGGCATCTCGAAGGAGTATCTTCGAAAGCTTACGGTACAAGGAACTGTGGAGAGGGTTTCCCGCGGCCTCTACACTCTTCCCAACAATGATTACTCGCCAATGCAGAGCATTGCTGAGGTTTCAAAACAGGTGCCCAAAGGTGTAATCTGCCTTCTTTCTGCTCTGCGTTTTCACGGATTTACAACACAGAATCCATTTGAGGTTTGGATTGCGATAGAAAATCGTTCCCGCAAACCCGAAATTAAAGCTTCTGCTAAGGTGAGGTATGTTCGGTTTTCGCAAAGAGCATTTACCGACGGGATACAGGAGAAACGGATAGATCAGCTTAAGGTGCGAGTTTATTCGCCGGCAAAGACGGTGGCGGATTGTTTTAAATATCGCAACAAGATAGGGCTGGATACGGCTCTGGAAGCCCTTAGAGAAGGCTGGCGGGAAAAGCGTTTTACAATGGATGAGCTTTGGAAATACGCCAAAGTGTGCAGGGTGAGCAATGTGATGCAGCCATATCTTGAAAGCATTACTGCATTATGAGCAATCGGGAAAAGAAAAACATAGCTGATTCCATTTTACAGCGTCTGAAAAATTATTCGCAGATGCAAAGGGAAGATCGCGGCCTTACGCTAACAAATTATGCAATAGAGCGTTTTCTTTATCGATTGAGCAATTCTCAATATGCCGGTCAGTTTGTTCTCAAGGGAGCGCAGCTTTTTCGGGTATGGGGGAATAATCCTTACCGGCCAACGAGAGATCTTGATTTGCTTGGGTTCGGCAATCCTGATGTTTCCCAGCTGGAGGAGGTTTTCAGAAATATTTGCCGGGTCGAAACTGATGTGCAGGACGGCATCATATATAAAGCGGAATCTGTGAGAGGGCAGGCAATTCGGGAAGATAATATGTATGACGGCGTAAGGATTAAGCTTGAATACAGAATAGGGCGTACGGGAGAATTTATGCAGGTAGATATTGGGTTTGGAGATGCGGTTGATTCTTCTGCAAAGATGGTTGCTTTCCCCTCAATCCTGAATATGCCTGCCCCCGAGCTCAGGGTGTATCCATATGAACTGGCAGTGGCGGAAAAGGTTGAAGCAATGGCAGCTCTTGGTTTTGCAAACAGTCGGATGAAAGACTTTTACGATGTGTATCAGCTTGCGGGAGAATTTGAATTCGACGGCAAACTCTTAGCTCAGGCGATTCAAACTACATTCAAGCGAAGGGGGACAGTGATACCAGAAGGGCTTCCCACTGCGTTTACCAAAGAATTCTGCGAGGACAAATTGAAACAGAGGCAGTGGGAAGCTTTTATCTCAAAAAATAGCCTAAAAGAGATTTCTTTTCCATCAGCAGCAGACAAAATAAAAGATTTT
This window of the Sedimentisphaera salicampi genome carries:
- a CDS encoding family 43 glycosylhydrolase: MRKITLFLLVLICVSLFAALPAEEIKEGLKARNKALHIKDGWIRDPYIILMPDGWYYLTGTTKLPENPKHLSNKYNKNVSPNRVGHIMRLWRSRNLIDWEYIGAPYSLADGIWPKVYPEKHREINDWRLWAPEMHFIDGRWAIVHTSPAPVNGANLSLTKGRKLEGPYLNPMGKNIRKRHDPTLFQDESGRVWLIWGAANIVPLKEDFSGVAGKWARIWPSNRKIGHEGCMIRKIGDKFVLFGTGWSTDKMRKGSYNLYYCVSDKINSGYGKRKFAGRFLGHGTLFKDKSGKWWCTAFYNANVPVISREEAKTKDLSDTAYTVNKQGVTIVPMDIRQLESGEIHVEPLDPLYAEPGKEEAQEF
- a CDS encoding TIGR03790 family protein, which gives rise to MKAPAIIFILFAASISYCRLLPGEVAVVCNTDVPGSLSIANLYTKTRKIPEQHIIQLRLGAQAGDSISREKYSSKVYAPVKKALDDLPEVRCLAVVYGVPYKIRRQDSSDENSSQLRQLIVIRERLKDEIKGVLSRLNDPQLNDSKPFLMAVNSLLFEALEKAADQGRAAQIEFMDTVSPLYGSRLSRKMAREEFGIKFYSPAIKSTFSDSDIYDQLSQKHYNYSQRLKRGYYEAAERLYGKLEAYKACRDDIEQIKGIKTGAALDSELSLLDFTNYRIHGYIENEFFRNGQALDNQNAKTLMVSRLDGPGEGIVKRMIANSAEKGYYPGEKCVFDLQNAAEQGLADAYVRYDSYIQKAADIFSKEGCTTEIEETSELTNSQSACMFYIGWYSPSRYNCKLEFIPGSIAYHITSFGASELRDKQSRSWCPNLLSDGADAVIGAVAEPVLTAMPRPDLFAGALLDGKTLVEAFYYSKPQNSWKVLLIGDPLMTLNY
- a CDS encoding sigma 54-interacting transcriptional regulator, with product METLTKNELSFISSAFESVFANPFASDKGDNTLQDSLPQEELNEKLLQIIKRLEESGLELVQDFPFQEKGIAEKLFISSSYLRFACKLSSKACEAFKAESPLSIDFGSEGLLSLEKHGFEKSKANRIFSSFFQLERAKGCIEDSISGHGRVAEDFRKQLWDCVFSSSFENYINFFSESSVHFPILICSQPGCERTRAAEAAALSGFIGYNEKKQSFKTDMQKLYASADMSGCREDEAESFIFGRGKGAFLWADSPAKGVLDKPSAGGIAFIDGIENLTARLAEKLRLALETGFCSPAGDTKRNALESRVFAGLTEDTSQLGSGLKMCFAKTLTVPPLRERIDQSRDNLALIASKALEQCTGISNPEAAEKLSEQLIVKGGLEYSWPENERELSCFVKSFLLSGGEELISESDNSHGKDFLSSRPTAAKLLSDYCKMLYEEYGSYEQAARTAGLDRRTAKKYIEMDETARNEPS
- a CDS encoding DUF3800 domain-containing protein; translation: MYLLYSDESGDPGKSNQGNYFILSSLLVHESRWHECFGLIKQLRANLKQEYGINRNDELHANKNIAGRGALWGTRYSKEMRVKLFKAVLEAISQMPGAKTMSICINKSSSQLERKSGRDIHDTAWRFMLQRFDNFISRKSTDKDYGIVFHDTGHDVEIRKLMRKIRVYNYVPSKYGKSRNLPLTSLIEDPVPRDSAHSQFIQLVDYIAYCLFRKIEPTEKYPELKELYNMLEPVALKEVSSSNDLGIVYYPLN
- a CDS encoding type IV toxin-antitoxin system AbiEi family antitoxin domain-containing protein → MGIKAQKLIENLRQYGMLKTGEIVELGISKEYLRKLTVQGTVERVSRGLYTLPNNDYSPMQSIAEVSKQVPKGVICLLSALRFHGFTTQNPFEVWIAIENRSRKPEIKASAKVRYVRFSQRAFTDGIQEKRIDQLKVRVYSPAKTVADCFKYRNKIGLDTALEALREGWREKRFTMDELWKYAKVCRVSNVMQPYLESITAL
- a CDS encoding nucleotidyl transferase AbiEii/AbiGii toxin family protein, with amino-acid sequence MSNREKKNIADSILQRLKNYSQMQREDRGLTLTNYAIERFLYRLSNSQYAGQFVLKGAQLFRVWGNNPYRPTRDLDLLGFGNPDVSQLEEVFRNICRVETDVQDGIIYKAESVRGQAIREDNMYDGVRIKLEYRIGRTGEFMQVDIGFGDAVDSSAKMVAFPSILNMPAPELRVYPYELAVAEKVEAMAALGFANSRMKDFYDVYQLAGEFEFDGKLLAQAIQTTFKRRGTVIPEGLPTAFTKEFCEDKLKQRQWEAFISKNSLKEISFPSAADKIKDFILPVLRALAESKSFELIWKPGRQWSKERKNWSNC